The Macrobrachium rosenbergii isolate ZJJX-2024 chromosome 8, ASM4041242v1, whole genome shotgun sequence genome includes a region encoding these proteins:
- the LOC136840622 gene encoding uncharacterized protein isoform X1: MATITCEMSTRRLCPYLPEGLRKIDFSLVHNLSHPSGQSTAHTRAERYIWWGTRKDVKMWVRECIPCQMSKVMRHTDSGIEEFRMTNRQLAHIHVDTVGPLLPSEGYKHRFTIIDRNTRWPKAIPIQQQMAESCVKYLIDWSVGMEFPRSLPATGAPTLPPPYGTPWLTVWGRKSHKQCPTTLKQTDNQGVAQITESLSHHQMPRRKLEKRIAVGPAGIQNNTTQSTQCISSRSPVQPSIKVASPVQPTIKVASRRFSRKHKPNNI, encoded by the coding sequence ATGGCGACCATCACCTGCGAGATGAGTACCAGACGACTATGCCCTTACTTGCCAGAGGGACTGAGAAAGATAGATTTCAGCCTCGTccacaacctatcccacccatcaggccaaTCAACCGCCCATACAAGAGCAGAGCGATACATCTGGTGGGGCACGAGGAAGGATGTAAAGATGTGGGTAAGAGAGTGCATCCCGTGCCAGATGTCAAAAGTCATGAGGCACACAGACAGTGGGATAGAAGAGTTCAGAATGACGAACCGCCAACTCGCCCACATACACGTTGACACAGTGGGACCCCTACTGCCCTCAGAGGGGTACAAGCACCGGTTTACAATCATAGACAGGAACACGAGATGGCCGAAAGCAATACCAATTCAGCAACAGATGGCAGAGAGCTGTGTCAAATATCTAATTGATTGGTCAGTAGGCATGGAATTCCCAAGATCACTGCCAGCGACAGGGGCGCCAACTTTACCTCCGCCTTATGGAACGCCCTGGCTGACAGTCTGGGGACGAAAATCACACAAACAATGTCCTACAACCCTGAAACAAACGGATAATCAAGGAGTTGCACAGATCACTGAAAGCCTCTCTCACCACCAGATGCCAAGGCGGAAGTTGGAGAAGAGAATTGCTGTGGGTCCTGCTGGGATCCAGAACAACACCACACAAAGCACTcaatgcatctccagcagaagtcctgtACAGCCAAGCATTAAAGTTGCAAGTCCTGTACAGCCAACCATTAAAGTTGCCAGCAGACGTTTTTCAAGAAAACACAAGCCCAACAATATCTGA